A genomic region of Diceros bicornis minor isolate mBicDic1 chromosome 39, mDicBic1.mat.cur, whole genome shotgun sequence contains the following coding sequences:
- the ERMARD gene encoding endoplasmic reticulum membrane-associated RNA degradation protein isoform X3 has translation MEELNCPASQTLIEDPISTCLSPSVYDMMCKLGFEVREHCDINSIVTQNGEVCWQTITDCVVYRESAQDLDYWGSVRLLGPVCEAVHSHLLSLTKGQFEIRYAPWLQWTSFPELFPEIFDALESLQSPAISLGLMKLTSCLERALGDVFLLIGKECPFLLRDLLASEELAQVFGQSVMNILKVFVGSPCGLNLRNVLWHGFASPQEVLPKYCSMMILLTAGLGQLLKTYLQQTKLTLAHRPFITFTNLEDLIVFPDVPREVLSVLEEVMKKSTFVLKIMLPYWEVALIKFKSQRFADCAILLLTQLENGLRKVFATVNKCPKRLLTAESTALYTTFDEILAKHLNDGKINQLPLFLGEPAMEFLWDFLNHQEGPRIRDHLSHGEINLAGFPKEITDQLLAFSVVLLLRFVDEDLLSVFKEKVAIKSLMSLAEGYSARFHPVSWLKKQVLSCEKSIRVWPWLPLPEEAEREAARSEGNSETNACNSLLTKITCELYHHMPEDHCVVSDLDDLPAEKWPQVLRELCSIPIPTLFCPRTVLEVLAVLRNISMCCTHVSGQVVATLELRRQQWVEKRLRSRQRRNFLRMLSRFLKSVLQYTENLVAYTSPERNKWDEAVSLTHSALLKIWTFSEKKQMLIHLAKKSTSKVVL, from the exons ATGGAGGAATTAAACTGCCCTGCTTCCCAG ACATTAATAGAGGATCCTATTAGCACATGTCTTTCTCCCTCAGTGTATGATATGATGTGTAAACTCGGGTTTGAAGTCAGAGAACACTGTGATATCAATAGTATTGTAACTCAGAATGGTGAAGTGTGCTGGCAGACAATTACAGACTGTGTGGTTTATAGAGAGTCAG CCCAGGATCTGGATTATTGGGGAAGCGTAAGGCTGCTGGGCCCTGTGTGTGAGGCCGTCCACTCACATTTGTTATCTTTGACCAAGGGGCAGTTTGAAATTCGATATGCACCATGGCTCCAGTGGACAAGTTTTCCAGAG ttatttcctgaaatatttgATGCTTTGGAAAGTCTTCAATCTCCCGCTATTTCTCTCGGCTTAATGAAGCTGACATCGTGTCTGGAACGAGCCTTGGGAGAT gtatttttactgaTTGGGAAGGAATGTCCCTTTCTTTTAAGAGATTTGCTTGCATCTGAGGAACTTGCTCAAGTCTTTGGGCAGTCTGTG ATGAACATACTGAAAGTCTTCGTTGGCTCTCCGTGTGGGCTCAACCTGCGGAACGTCTTATGGCACGGGTTTGCGTCACCTCAAGAAGTTCTTCCGAA ATACTGTTCAATGATGATATTGTTGACGGCAGGATTGGGTCAACTACTGAAGACTTACCTTCAACAAACTAAGCTTACATTGGCACATCGACCTTTCATAACTTTTACAAACTTAGAGGATTTGATTGTTTTCCCTG ATGTTCCTCGTGAGGTACTTTCAGTATTAGAAGAAGTGATGAAGAAATCCACTTTTGTATTAAAAATCATGTTGCCATATTGGGAAGTTGCATTAATCAAGTTCAAGTCACAGAG GTTTGCTGACTGTGCCATATTGTTACTGACACAACTAGAAAATGGACTTAGGAAAGTTTTTGCCACAGTTAACAAATGTCCAAAAAGACTTCTGACTGCCGAG tCGACAGCTCTTTATACCACCTTTGATGAA ATATTGGCAAAACACTTGAATGACGGCAAAATCAATCAACTTCCTCTTTTCCTGGGAGAACCTGCGATG gaATTTCTCTGGGATTTCCTGAACCATCAGGAGGGTCCTCGTATAAGAGATCATTTAAGCCACGGGGAAATCAACTTAGCTGGATTTCCGAAAGAAATAACAGATCAACTGCTTGCATTTTCTGTTGTACTTCTACTGAGATTTGTTGATGAAGATCTATTGTCAGTGTTTAAG GAGAAAGTAGCAATAAAATCACTGATGAGTCTTGCAGAAGGCTACAGTGCTCGCTTTCATCCAGTGTCTTGGCTTAAAAAACAG GTGCTGAGCTGTGAGAAGAGCATCAGGGTTTGGCCCTGGCTGCCTTTGCCCGAAGAAGCCGAAAGGGAAGCAGCCAG atcAGAAGGTAATTCTGAAACAAATGCCTGCAACTCTTTACTTACAAAAATCACCTGTGAGCTGTATCACCACATGCCTGAGGATCACTGTGTTGTTAGTGACTTGGATGATCTCCCTGCTGAGAA GTGGCCCCAGGTGCTCCGTGAACTCTGCAGCATCCCCATCCCAACCCTATTCTGTCCCCGAACTGTGCTAGAGGTGCTCGCTGTGCTCCGGAACATCAGCATGTGCTGCACCCACGTGTCTGGCCAGGTGGTGGCCACCTTGGAGCTGAGACGCCAGCAGTGGGTGGAGAAGAGGCTTCGCTCCCGGCAGAGGAGGAACTTTCTGCGCATGTTAAGCAG